The window TCTCTTCAGCGCTTTTTGAGACAAGCTCTCTTATACATTTTCTTAAGAAATACTTGAGTACTCTTGCACTTCTGACAGGGTCTATGTGAGATGCACCTAAGGGTTCAGGTACAATGTAGTCTATCACACCGAGCTTTAGCAGATCTTGAGCAGTTAGCTTTAGAGCTGAAGATGCTTCTTTTACCTTGGACTGATCCTTCCAAAGTATGGCTGCACAACCTTCAGGCGAAATAACGGAATAGATGGCGTTTTCAAACATGAGCACCCTGTTGGCAACAGCCAAAGCGAGTGCACCACCGGAACCTCCCTCACCTATAATTACTGCTATGGAAGGCACTTTTAGGTATCCAAAAGTGTAAAGACTTTCCGCTATAGCTTCCGACTGTCCCCTTTCTTCTGCACCTATTCCCGGATAGGCTCCAGGTGTATCCACAAAGGTGATCACGGGCATTAGGTACTTTTCCGCAAGTTTGGCAACCCTTATGGCCTTCCTATAGCCTTCCGGATGAGGCATACCGAAGTTTCTTTCCATTTTTTCCTTTGTGCTTTTTCCCTTTTCGTGTCCTATTACCGCAACGGGCATGCCTTCAAAGTAAGCAAAGCCAGCGACAATGGACTTGTCATCTCCAAAGCATCTATCACCATGCAATTCAATAAAGTCTTTGAAGATCATATTTATGTAATCCAAAGTGTGGGGTCTTTGTGAATGACGAGCCAAGAGTACCCTATCCCAGGGATCAAGCTTTTTGTAAAGTTCCTTAGCTTTCTTTCTTAACTCTCTCTGAAGTTTTCTAAGTTCCTCTTCCTTCTCTCTGTTTCCCAATTTGTAGATACGTTTTAACTGATCAACCTTCTGGTAAAGTTCCAAATAGTCTTTTTCAAACTCAAGGATCATGATTTAAGATTATATCTAAATATTTTCTGCTATAATAATAGGCATGGAAAGAACACTCATAATCATAAAGCCCGATGCCTTCCAAAAGGGAGCAACGGGAAAAATAATAGACAGGTTCATAGAGGAAGGTTTTAGGATACTTGCCATGAAGCTTTTTAGGTTTAGCAAAGAGCAAGCGGAGAAGTTTTACATAGTTCATAAAGACAGACCCTTTTACAGTGAGCTTGTGGAGTTTATGACATCAGGACCTGTTGTTGCCTGCGTTCTTGAAGGTGAGAATGCTATAAAGAGGGTGAGAGACATTATAGGACCCACGGATAGCGAGGAGGCAAGAAGGGTTGCACCTTCCTCTATAAGAGCTCTCTTTGGTACGGACAAGGGGAAAAACGCTATTCACGCTTCGGATTCAAAAGAGTCTGCAGATTACGAGATACCTTTTATATTTTCCCGTCTTGAACTAGTTGAATGATCTTCTCTGCTATCTTCTGAGGCGCTGTATGTGCGCTCACCTGAATGTGAGCCTGTAAGTACTTTTGTCTTCTCTGTTCATACAAAGCTTTAAGCTCTTTTAGACTTTTCCTTAGCATAGGCCTGTTGTTATTTCCTAAACACCTTTGCATAAAGTTATCAAAACTCACATCAAGCCATACCACTAAGCCTTTTTCTTTCATGATCTGCATGGCTTGTTGGTTAGCGCCGAGACCTCCCCCCGTGCTTATCACCACCTTCTTTTCTAATGATAACCTTTTGAGAACTCTTAGCTCCACATCTCTAAAGTATTCTTCGCCTTTCTTTTCAAAGATCTCTTCTATACTCATGCCTTCCTCTTTATACACCTCCTCATCTGTGTCATAAAAATGCCACTGAAGCTTTTCCGCCAGGATTCTACCCACGGTGGTTTTACCGCTACACATAAAACCTATAAGGAATATCCTTTCAAACTTCATGTCTAACGAACAGTAAATTAAGGAGAGAGAGGAAACTCCCTAAAATTATAAAAGCAGAAAGCTGTTTGGGTCTTAAGCCTTTCACCAAATTCATATGAACTACGAAAGCGTAGTATATCCACAGAAGCAGTGTAAATACTAGCTTTGGGTCGTTTATCCAATGTTTACCAAAGTGTATCCTTGTCCAGAAACTTCCAAAGATGAGCGTAAGGGTAAAAAAGACAAAGGCCAGGTTTATCATAAGCCTCTCTGAAAACCTAAGAAGATTTATGGGTAATGAAAAGGTGGGCATGTCTTTGTGCTTTAGTTTTTTCTCCAGCAAAAGTCTAAAGAAACTTGCTAAACCTCCAAAGAAGGCGCATGTATAAGCAAATAAGGCGGAAAGTGTGTGTAAAGAATAAAGAGGATTTCTGTATGGAGATGGTTCTGAAGGCAGCGCAAGTAAGTCAGACAAGAACCCAAAAAAGGAAAATACTGCAGAAAGTCTGAGCAGTTGAGGATTTTTTAAGGAAAATACTATAAGGGCAAGTATCATTGTGTTTCCAAGAAGGCCTATAAACCCGTAAATATTAGCAAAGGGAAAGCTACCTAATTTAAAACCCATGTGAAACACATAGGCAAAGTAAAACAAGAGTGCAAAAAGCATAGAAAAAAAGATAGTTCTGTTAGGTAGTTTACCACGGTAAGAAAAAAGTAGTGCTATAAAAAAAGACAAAAGGTAAAAACCCATGCTAATTACCAGCATCTTATATAGTTTAAGATATATGAAAGTTTTGGGATTGGATTTGGCAGGAAGTCCAAAAAGAAAAACTGGCGTTGCTTATTTGGAAAACAATAAGGTTAAAGTAGGTATCATTTATGAAGATGAGCACATTTTAAAGCTATCTGAAAACTTTGATCTTGTTATGATAGACGCACCGCTGAGTCTTCCAGAAGGTAGAAAAAGTATAGAGGATAGAGGACCCCACTTTAGAGAGTGTGATATAAAACTACGCACATTTGGTATAAGGTTTTTCCCAATTACTCTTGGACCTATGAGAATGTTAACTACAAGAGCATTGAAAATTAAGGGTATTTTGGAAGCTAAGGGTATAAAAGTTTTTGAGACTTTTCCGGGTGCCCTTTACGATATTTTTGGCGTAAGGAGGAAGGATAAGGAAGCTATAAAAAACCTCTACAAATCCATTGGTTTTACCTTGGAAGATAGAGAATACTACCAAGATGAGCTTGATGCATTGGCTTGTCTTCTTTCAGGGATTCGCTATTTGTCCTGCAAGGCTATGATATTTGATGGGAAGGACGGTGTTATAGTGATTTGAGCAGAGTTTTAGGTTAAAACACCTAAAACTTTATCTACATCTTCCACCTTCTCTACATGTAGTACTCTCACATGAGGAACAGTTTGTTGTACGAGCTTTGAAAGGACATTTTTGGGACCTATTTCCACAAAGGTATCTACACCTTCCTGAACCATGTATTGAACGCTCTGATACCACTTGACCGGTGAGAATATCTGCCTGTAAAGGTTTTCTCGTATTTCATGAGCCATGGTGTGTGCCAAAGCGGTGTAGTTTTGTACTAAAGGTATGCTTATATTCTTTATGGGTGTCTGAGCGAGTTTTAGCCTAAAAGCGTCAGCTGCTGGCTTCATAAGAGAACAGTGTGAAGGTACAGAAACCTTCAAAGACACTACCTTACCCCCCATATCTTTGGCTATCTGGCTTGCCTTTTCCACTGCAGGTTTTTCGCCTGATATGACTGTCTGTTCAGGTGAGTTATAGTTGGCAGGTTCTACTATCCCCTCATCGCTGGCAAGCTTGCAGGCTTCTTCTACCTTTTCTGGTGGAAGCTTGAGAACAGCTACCATAGCTCCCTTTCCTTCTGGGACAGTTTCCTGCATGTACTTGCCCCTAAGATGTGCAAGCCTTACCGCCTCAAAGAGCTCCACACCCCCTGCTACACATAAAGCTGTGTATTCACCAAGAGAGTGCCCTGCTACAAAGCTCGGTTCTGGAAAGCCCTTAGCCTTAAGCACTGCGTATATGGCAAGGCTTGTAGTAAGTATTGCAGGTTGTGTGTTGATAGTTTTGTTAAGTTCTTCTTCCGGACCCTTAAAGATCACATCTGTTAGGTTGTATCTAAGCGCAGTTTCTGCACTATGAAATACATCTGCTGCCTCGGAAAACTCCTTATAAAAGTCATATCCCATTCCCACATACTGAGATCCCTGTCCTGGGAATATGTAAGCTATCTTGCTCATGTTTCACCCCTTCTCTTTGGGTTTAGTTATCTTTTTATGAAATTCTTGAAGTTTTCTAATGACAAGCTTGTGAAAGCGCTCCGCAGGCATTCCAAATATTATCTCTATAACATCATCTACCGTTTCTGCAGTGTAAAGATGAAACTTTCCATTTTTTATGTTCTCTAAGACCTCATCGTCAAGGACTAAGTTATCGTAATTTCTTGAGGGTAGAACCACACCCTGCTCACCGGTGAGCCCTATAACTTTACATGTCTTGTAGAAGCCCTCCACTTTCTCCTTTATTCCACCTACAGGCTGTATGTTGCCATGCTGATCCACAGACCCTGTTATGGCTATGTCCTGTCTTGCAGGCACACCAGAAATAGCGGAAAGTATAGCTATAAGTTCTGCTGCAGAAGCGCTGTCGCCTTCTACTTCCTCGTAAGACTGTTCAAAGGTGATATTGCACGATAAGTGTATGGGGAAATCTTTACCATACTTGTTCCCCATGTATCCTGTTAGAATAAGCACACCCTTTGAGTGAATGGGTCCACTGAGCTCCACTTCCCTTTCTATGTTTATAACACCTTTCTCCCCTATGTAAACGGATGCGCTTATCCTACTTGGCTTACCAAAACTTATATCTCCCAGCTCGTAAACGCTAAGGCCATTTACCTGACCTATCTTCTTACCTTTAACCTCCACCAAAAATTTGCCTTCTTGTATAGCTTTTCTTATCTTCTCTTCAATGAGGTTTGACCTGTATATTTTCTCTCTTATGGCTCTCTTTATGTGCTCTGCTGATATGTTTTTGCTGTTTTTTGAGATGACATCCGCTTCCCTTATGGCATCTACTATGTAGCCCATAAGCAAGCTAACCTTTTTCCTACTACCAGAAAGAGTGATGGCATACTTCAAAAGTTCCAAAAGCCCATCAGCGCTTATGTCCTTTATACCCTCATCGGTGATGACCTTCTTTATCATCTTGGGAAAATTCTCTATAAATTCCTCACTGAGCTCTATGACTGGATCAAACTCCGCTTTTACTTTGAAGAGTCTGTTAAACTCAGGATCGTATAGGGAGAGTATTTGGTAAAGAAAAGGATCTCCTATTAAAAAGACTTTTATGTCCGCAGGAACAGGCTCAGGTGATATACCCACATAAGGAAGAATACTGTCTTCCATTATACCTCCTGCCATGTGTATCTTTTTGTGCATAAGGACCTTCTTAAAAGCATTCCAGAGGTAAGGATTCTTCAGAAGATCCATAGCTCTAAGAACTAAGTATCCCCCTCTTGCCTTGTGAAGACTTCCCGCACTTATGCTCATGTGATCTGCTTGCAAGACACCCATTTCCACAGTGTAAGATATCCTACCGAAAAGATTCTGTAAGGTCGGCACCTCTTCGTGGATAACGGGAAGGCCCTTTAGCTCTGAGTTATCTACTAAAACATTTACCCTGAAAGCGTTAAAAGCTCTCTCTAAGGATCTCATAACTGCAAGGTTTCCTTTAGATGTATGCCAAAACATGAAAAGGTCTGTGTTTTTGACTATCTCCTCTTTGAGTTTTTCTATAAAGTTGCGTGCATCGTTAAAGTTCCTGTATTTCCCCTCGAACCTTGAAAAAACCTTTTCCACAACATAGTAAGCCACTCTTCTCCTAAGTTCAAGCACTTGGTCTGCTACACTGTGATCAAGTTCCCTTAACTCTCTCATAAACTCTCTGAACTTTTCTTCAAAGGCTGAAAGATTTTTCTCGTAAACTTCTTGGAGTTTTTCATTTCCTATCAGCTCCTCCTCACTGACTAATCTCCTTCCCATCAAAGGAAGTAGTCTTATTCCTGCAGGTGTAAATACAACTCCCAAGCTGTGCTTTTGAGCTTCTTGTGTGAGTTCTTGAAGTATCCTTTCTCTTTGTGCATCAGCAGTTTTATTTATTCTTGCTACTTCTTCTTCATATTCTTTACTCTCAAAGGCTTTTGGTAGATCCTCCTTTAGGGTCTCTATGGCTCTGTCTATGTCTTGGGCAAGCTTCTTTCCGTATCCTGCGGGCAAAAGAAGGTAAAGGGGTCTGAGAGGGTTTTCAAAGTTATTCACATAACATATGTCTTCTGGTGGAGGTTTGCCCTCAGAGGCAGATCTGAGTTTTCTAAGTGTGTAGAGGGTTCTACCTATGCTCTCCGGTCCGGATACAAAAACATTGTAGCCTTCGTAAGATGTGCTGAGTGCAAGGTCAAAAGCTCTTTCCACCCTATCTTGACCGGGAAACAGTTCAGCGGGAACTACTTGTTCCGTCCCTTTTTCGTAATAAAAGGGGAGTAAAAGTTCGTCCGCAAGTACCTTTCTAAGCGCCATATCATAGAGCCTTCTTTATTTCTCTTCCTACCTTTTCCTCTACAGACTTTACCTTACTTATCAAACCCTTTGACCTGCCCTTTCTGTAGTCTATTTTCATGATTATGCTTATCCTATTGCAGTCTTCCTTTAGAGCTTCAAAACCCTTTTTGAGTACATTCATAACTTCATCCCAGTCTTCTCCTTCTATTATTGTGCCCATGGGTGTAAGGACATAGGCAAGTCCTGATTTATCTACTATATCAACAACGCGTGCTACATACTCACTTACGCTCTCACCCTTCCCTAAAGGGGTCATACTAACAAAGACTATTAGGCTCATGTCTATAATTATACTGAAGAAAGGGCGGATTTTCTTTGCAAGCAGGTGGGGCACTCTCCACAGGGAGGTTCTGTACCTAAATAACACGAGTATGTCTTTTCAAAAGGTACATTCAAAGCCTTACCTAAGAGTGCTATATCTCTTTTAGACATGCCAAGAAAAGGCGCGTAAATGTGAATTCTTTTTTTAGTTTTTGCTACCAGCACAGAACCAGCGTTTATGGCAGCCTCTGCAGAAGTTATAAACTCGGGCCTGCAGTCAGGATAAGGACTGTCAAGAGCATGAACACCTATACCTATGTGGTCTATTTCTAACGCGTCTGCAAAAGCACCGGCTATAGAAAGGAAGGTAAGGTTTCTCATGGGTACCGTGGTTATAGGTGGTTCATCTTCTGGGTATTCACCTTTTGGCACTGGCACATCTTCACTTAGCAACGCTGAGATCTTTATTTCACTGTAATGGGGTATATGGGTGATGATATGTTTTTCAACTTGAGCTAACTTGGCAAGTTCTTTAGCATACTTTAGCTCTACTTTATGCCTCTGCCCGTAGTCAAAAGATATAGCATAAACTTTTTCAAACTCCTTCTTTGAAAGCCACAAGAGAACTGCACTGTCCATTCCCCCAGAAAGAAGGACTATAACCTTACCTTTACTCATGATATTATGATAACTCCTTTTAGCTTATAATGAGTTTAGTTAATGCAAACAGCAGGATTTTTTGTGCTATTGGTTCTTTATTTTTTTGCTTACGCACAAGACTGTCTATCTCTAACACAGAGATACACAAACCTTGAAAAGTCAGCTATATACGAAGAGCTTATGGTAGAAGCAGACAGGTTTATAAAAGATGCATGCTCTTCTAACGATAAGAAACTCCAGCGCTCAGCAGACAAGATTCTGTCTGCACTTGAAGCGATAAAAGGTGATGACTTTCAGATTCCCAAAAATAAAAAACTCCTTGATGTAGTTGTTCAGAAAAGACTGAGAAATGCACTCCTTACCCTCAATGCCACAAGGAAGTACAAGGATAAATACACAAACCTGTACTCTTACCAATTACTTTTTTATCAAGTCGCTAAAGAGAACGCACGGGTCAAAGATTACGAGTACGCTTTAAAATACTCTCAAGCATCCTACCTTCTGGGAAGGGCTATACTGGAACTGAGATGAGCTTCAAAGAAGGAGATTATGTGCTTATAGTATACAAGGACAGAAAGTATCTGAGGAAGTTAGTAAAGGGTATGAGCCTCAGTGTGAGGGGAAACACTGTGGGCTTTCGGGATATTGTGGGAAGGTCAGAGGGTGAAAAAGTAGGAGAGTTTTTCTTATTTAGACCCACCCTTGAAGACATCATACTCTTAGGTTTTGAAAGAAAGACGCAAATAGTCTATCCAAAAGATGCCTTTTACATAGCCTTTAAGCTAAACATAAAAAGCACTGACAGAGTGTTGGAATTTGGAACTGGAAGCGGTGTCATGAGCGCAGTCCTTTCGCTTTTGGCTGGTGAGGTTTGGACCTACGAAGCGGATACTATTTTTTACAACAACGCTTTGAAAAACTGGGAGAGGTTTGGCTTGTGTTCTAATGTGAAGGCTTTTAACGAAAACTTCCTATCTGCGTCTGTAGAAGATGACTCTTTTGATGCTTGTTTTGTAGATGTAAAAGAACCTTGGGAATACATAGAGAAAGTATGGAAGGTGCTAAAAGGAGGCAAAGCTTGTGCCTTTGTACTCCCTACAACAAACCA of the Hydrogenobacter hydrogenophilus genome contains:
- a CDS encoding ATP-binding protein, encoding MALRKVLADELLLPFYYEKGTEQVVPAELFPGQDRVERAFDLALSTSYEGYNVFVSGPESIGRTLYTLRKLRSASEGKPPPEDICYVNNFENPLRPLYLLLPAGYGKKLAQDIDRAIETLKEDLPKAFESKEYEEEVARINKTADAQRERILQELTQEAQKHSLGVVFTPAGIRLLPLMGRRLVSEEELIGNEKLQEVYEKNLSAFEEKFREFMRELRELDHSVADQVLELRRRVAYYVVEKVFSRFEGKYRNFNDARNFIEKLKEEIVKNTDLFMFWHTSKGNLAVMRSLERAFNAFRVNVLVDNSELKGLPVIHEEVPTLQNLFGRISYTVEMGVLQADHMSISAGSLHKARGGYLVLRAMDLLKNPYLWNAFKKVLMHKKIHMAGGIMEDSILPYVGISPEPVPADIKVFLIGDPFLYQILSLYDPEFNRLFKVKAEFDPVIELSEEFIENFPKMIKKVITDEGIKDISADGLLELLKYAITLSGSRKKVSLLMGYIVDAIREADVISKNSKNISAEHIKRAIREKIYRSNLIEEKIRKAIQEGKFLVEVKGKKIGQVNGLSVYELGDISFGKPSRISASVYIGEKGVINIEREVELSGPIHSKGVLILTGYMGNKYGKDFPIHLSCNITFEQSYEEVEGDSASAAELIAILSAISGVPARQDIAITGSVDQHGNIQPVGGIKEKVEGFYKTCKVIGLTGEQGVVLPSRNYDNLVLDDEVLENIKNGKFHLYTAETVDDVIEIIFGMPAERFHKLVIRKLQEFHKKITKPKEKG
- a CDS encoding DUF429 domain-containing protein; the protein is MKVLGLDLAGSPKRKTGVAYLENNKVKVGIIYEDEHILKLSENFDLVMIDAPLSLPEGRKSIEDRGPHFRECDIKLRTFGIRFFPITLGPMRMLTTRALKIKGILEAKGIKVFETFPGALYDIFGVRRKDKEAIKNLYKSIGFTLEDREYYQDELDALACLLSGIRYLSCKAMIFDGKDGVIVI
- the fabD gene encoding ACP S-malonyltransferase; protein product: MSKIAYIFPGQGSQYVGMGYDFYKEFSEAADVFHSAETALRYNLTDVIFKGPEEELNKTINTQPAILTTSLAIYAVLKAKGFPEPSFVAGHSLGEYTALCVAGGVELFEAVRLAHLRGKYMQETVPEGKGAMVAVLKLPPEKVEEACKLASDEGIVEPANYNSPEQTVISGEKPAVEKASQIAKDMGGKVVSLKVSVPSHCSLMKPAADAFRLKLAQTPIKNISIPLVQNYTALAHTMAHEIRENLYRQIFSPVKWYQSVQYMVQEGVDTFVEIGPKNVLSKLVQQTVPHVRVLHVEKVEDVDKVLGVLT
- a CDS encoding tRNA (adenine-N1)-methyltransferase, which translates into the protein MSFKEGDYVLIVYKDRKYLRKLVKGMSLSVRGNTVGFRDIVGRSEGEKVGEFFLFRPTLEDIILLGFERKTQIVYPKDAFYIAFKLNIKSTDRVLEFGTGSGVMSAVLSLLAGEVWTYEADTIFYNNALKNWERFGLCSNVKAFNENFLSASVEDDSFDACFVDVKEPWEYIEKVWKVLKGGKACAFVLPTTNQVSKLLSSMQTLFADLQVFEILLRHYKTNPERLRPHDQMVAHTAYVVFGRKRI
- the ndk gene encoding nucleoside-diphosphate kinase encodes the protein MERTLIIIKPDAFQKGATGKIIDRFIEEGFRILAMKLFRFSKEQAEKFYIVHKDRPFYSELVEFMTSGPVVACVLEGENAIKRVRDIIGPTDSEEARRVAPSSIRALFGTDKGKNAIHASDSKESADYEIPFIFSRLELVE
- a CDS encoding MTH1187 family thiamine-binding protein, coding for MSLIVFVSMTPLGKGESVSEYVARVVDIVDKSGLAYVLTPMGTIIEGEDWDEVMNVLKKGFEALKEDCNRISIIMKIDYRKGRSKGLISKVKSVEEKVGREIKKAL
- the ccsA gene encoding cytochrome c biogenesis protein CcsA, with amino-acid sequence MLVISMGFYLLSFFIALLFSYRGKLPNRTIFFSMLFALLFYFAYVFHMGFKLGSFPFANIYGFIGLLGNTMILALIVFSLKNPQLLRLSAVFSFFGFLSDLLALPSEPSPYRNPLYSLHTLSALFAYTCAFFGGLASFFRLLLEKKLKHKDMPTFSLPINLLRFSERLMINLAFVFFTLTLIFGSFWTRIHFGKHWINDPKLVFTLLLWIYYAFVVHMNLVKGLRPKQLSAFIILGSFLSLLNLLFVRHEV
- the queC gene encoding 7-cyano-7-deazaguanine synthase QueC; the encoded protein is MSKGKVIVLLSGGMDSAVLLWLSKKEFEKVYAISFDYGQRHKVELKYAKELAKLAQVEKHIITHIPHYSEIKISALLSEDVPVPKGEYPEDEPPITTVPMRNLTFLSIAGAFADALEIDHIGIGVHALDSPYPDCRPEFITSAEAAINAGSVLVAKTKKRIHIYAPFLGMSKRDIALLGKALNVPFEKTYSCYLGTEPPCGECPTCLQRKSALSSV
- a CDS encoding acetyl-CoA carboxylase carboxyltransferase subunit alpha, coding for MILEFEKDYLELYQKVDQLKRIYKLGNREKEEELRKLQRELRKKAKELYKKLDPWDRVLLARHSQRPHTLDYINMIFKDFIELHGDRCFGDDKSIVAGFAYFEGMPVAVIGHEKGKSTKEKMERNFGMPHPEGYRKAIRVAKLAEKYLMPVITFVDTPGAYPGIGAEERGQSEAIAESLYTFGYLKVPSIAVIIGEGGSGGALALAVANRVLMFENAIYSVISPEGCAAILWKDQSKVKEASSALKLTAQDLLKLGVIDYIVPEPLGASHIDPVRSARVLKYFLRKCIRELVSKSAEEILRERIEKFGSMGAFLEQ
- a CDS encoding shikimate kinase; this translates as MKFERIFLIGFMCSGKTTVGRILAEKLQWHFYDTDEEVYKEEGMSIEEIFEKKGEEYFRDVELRVLKRLSLEKKVVISTGGGLGANQQAMQIMKEKGLVVWLDVSFDNFMQRCLGNNNRPMLRKSLKELKALYEQRRQKYLQAHIQVSAHTAPQKIAEKIIQLVQDGKI